The Porites lutea chromosome 11, jaPorLute2.1, whole genome shotgun sequence genome includes a region encoding these proteins:
- the LOC140951719 gene encoding leucine-zipper-like transcriptional regulator 1 isoform X1, whose amino-acid sequence MATGNGNVHCRPFEIDGNVEAIDTLSLDFGRCVTVNRWKGMPECDEFVGARRSKHTLVAWNDALYVFGGDNGKRMLNDMLRFDIKDNSWSRAVTKGAPPTPRYHHSAVIFGPNMLVFGGFTGDLYSNSNLQNKNDLFEYKFNTGQWTGWRIEGRLPPARSAHGAAVYKNNLWIFAGYDGNKRLDDLWTICLTDPNPRWQEVQQSGDRPPTCCNFPVAVVKDSMFVFSGQSGTKITNDMFEFNFLDQRWTRIPSAHLLRGAPAPPQRRYGHSMVAYDRYLYVFGGVADNTLPSDLYRFSLDEKTWEIVQPAGESEIPIGRLFHDADVINNEMYIFGGTVDNNVRSSELYRFQLASYPRCTLRDDFGRLLEAKQFCDMVFLVGQEETRFPAHAAVVAARSTWLRAQLLRARERLQRANQEAQQDQEEDKLEVRLPEVELQSFAVTLRYMYTDCIFPLVKDCQGSQDITLIMDVYRLALKLEIGSLEALCVQYIESSICQENVLVALDSAARLQLDPLKDFCLRFIVREANYNNIIMSKNFESVPQRLMVEIIRRRQVPQASAPLPGDYQCRSTHPEKTLQQDLLDFQQGARGQDFHDITLMVDGEPVVAHKAVLAARCSYFEAMFRSFMPEDNTVTITIGETIPSREAFNSLLHYIYHGDVTMPPEDSLYLLSAPYFFGFTNNRLQAFCKQNLEMNVSFENVVEILEAAHRIGATDMKKHALDLVVGHFPKVAKSPKLRRLSRDLLLEILDAIADHLKDFNLAVNS is encoded by the exons AGGCTATTGACACACTGTCGCTGGACTTTGGACGGTGTGTAACAGTCAACAGATGGAAAGGAATGCCCGAATGTGATGAGTTTGTTGGAGCTAG GCGCAGCAAGCATACACTTGTAGCCTGGAATGATGCTTTGTATGTATTTGGTGGAGATAATGG AAAGAGGATGTTGAATGACATGTTGAGATTTGACATCAAAGACAATTCATGGAGCAG AGCGGTTACAAAAGGTGCTCCCCCTACTCCCCGTTATCACCATTCTGCCGTTATTTTTGGACCCAATATGTTAGTGTTTGGTGGATTTACAG GTGATCTTTACTCCAACTCCAACCTTCAAAACAAGAATGACTTGTTTGAATACAAGTTCAACACTGGTCAGTGGACAGGGTGGCGTATagaaggaag ATTGCCGCCTGCACGATCCGCCCATGGAGCGGCAGTTTACAAGAACAACTTGTGGATATTTGCTGGCTATGATGGGAACAAAAG ACTGGATGATCTTTGGACCATTTGTTTGACAGACCCCAACCCACGGTGGCAAGAG GTACAACAATCTGGAGACAGACCACCCACTTGCTGCAACTTTCCTGTTGCTGTTGTCAAGGACAGCATGTTTGTGTTTTCGGGTCAAAGTGGAACTAAGATTACCAATGACATGTTTGAGTTCAATTTTTTGGATCAGAG GTGGACCCGTATCCCATCAGCCCATTTGTTACGTGGTGCGCCTGCACCACCTCAGCGGCGTTACGGTCACAGCATGGTAGCGTATGATAGGTACCTTTATGTGTTTGGAGGAGTAGCTGACAACACTTTACCTTCCGATCTATACAG ATTTTCTCTTGACGAAAAGACATGGGAGATCGTGCAGCCAGCGGGAGAAAGTGAG ATTCCAATTGGACGACTTTTCCATGATGCAGATGTTATTAATAACGAAATGTACATATTTGGCGGAACCGTGGATAACAATGTGCGAAGTAGCGAGCTCTACAGATTTCAG TTGGCTAGTTATCCTCGGTGCACGCTCAGAGACGATTTTGGTCGCTTACTGGAAGCGAAGCAGTTTTGCGACATGGTCTTCCTTGTGGGCCAG GAAGAGACTCGATTCCCGGCTCACGCAGCCGTTGTCGCGGCCAGGTCGACCTGGTTGAGAGCACAGTTATTGCGAGCCAGAGAAAGATTGCAA AGGGCAAATCAAGAAGCGCAACAAGATCAAGAGGAAGACAAACTGGAAGTGAGGCTCCCAGAAGTTGAGCTCCAGTCTTTCGCGGTCACTCTCCGATACATGTACACAGACTGTATATTTCCTCTGGTCAAAG ATTGTCAAGGTTCGCAGGACATCACTCTAATCATGGATGTTTATAGACTGGCTCTCAAg CTGGAAATTGGCTCGTTAGAAGCGCTGTGTGTGCAGTATATCGAATCTTCAATCTGCCAGGAAAACGTTCTTGTGGCATTGGACAGCGCTGCTCGGCTGCAGCTTGATCCGCTAAAG GATTTTTGCCTTCGTTTTATTGTTCGTGAAGCGAACTACAACAACATCATAATGAGCAAGAACTTTGAGTCTGTACCTCAAAGACTTATGGTTGAAATTATCAGAAGAAGGCAGGTCCCACAG GCGAGTGCCCCTCTTCCAGGAGATTATCAATGCAGATCGACGCATCCAG AGAAGACGTTACAGCAAGACCTTTTGGACTTTCAACAGGGCGCGCGTGGCCAAGACTTTCATGATATCACTTTGATGGTAGACGGTGAACCAGTTGTAGCGCATAAG GCTGTCCTGGCTGCAAGATGTAG TTACTTTGAGGCGATGTTTCGATCATTCATGCCTGAGGACAATACAGTTACA ATTACTATTGGTGAGACTATTCCCTCTCGAGAGGCCTTTAATTCGCTCCTTCATTATATCTATCATGGAGATGTCACCATGCCGCCTGAGGACTCACT ATATCTTTTGTCTGCTCCGTACTTTTTTGGGTTCACCAACAATAGACTTCAG GCCTTCTGTAAACAGAACCTGGAAATGAATGTCTCATTTGAAAACGTTGTCGAG ATTCTTGAGGCAGCTCATAGAATTGGAGCCACAGACATGAAGAAGCATGCACTCGACCTTGTTGTTGGACATTTTCCCAAG
- the LOC140951719 gene encoding leucine-zipper-like transcriptional regulator 1 isoform X2 codes for MATGNGNVHCRPFEIDGNVEAIDTLSLDFGRCVTVNRWKGMPECDEFVGARRSKHTLVAWNDALYVFGGDNGKRMLNDMLRFDIKDNSWSRAVTKGAPPTPRYHHSAVIFGPNMLVFGGFTGDLYSNSNLQNKNDLFEYKFNTGQWTGWRIEGRLPPARSAHGAAVYKNNLWIFAGYDGNKRLDDLWTICLTDPNPRWQEVQQSGDRPPTCCNFPVAVVKDSMFVFSGQSGTKITNDMFEFNFLDQRWTRIPSAHLLRGAPAPPQRRYGHSMVAYDRYLYVFGGVADNTLPSDLYRFSLDEKTWEIVQPAGESEIPIGRLFHDADVINNEMYIFGGTVDNNVRSSELYRFQLASYPRCTLRDDFGRLLEAKQFCDMVFLVGQEETRFPAHAAVVAARSTWLRAQLLRARERLQRANQEAQQDQEEDKLEVRLPEVELQSFAVTLRYMYTDCIFPLVKDCQGSQDITLIMDVYRLALKLEIGSLEALCVQYIESSICQENVLVALDSAARLQLDPLKASAPLPGDYQCRSTHPEKTLQQDLLDFQQGARGQDFHDITLMVDGEPVVAHKAVLAARCSYFEAMFRSFMPEDNTVTITIGETIPSREAFNSLLHYIYHGDVTMPPEDSLYLLSAPYFFGFTNNRLQAFCKQNLEMNVSFENVVEILEAAHRIGATDMKKHALDLVVGHFPKVAKSPKLRRLSRDLLLEILDAIADHLKDFNLAVNS; via the exons AGGCTATTGACACACTGTCGCTGGACTTTGGACGGTGTGTAACAGTCAACAGATGGAAAGGAATGCCCGAATGTGATGAGTTTGTTGGAGCTAG GCGCAGCAAGCATACACTTGTAGCCTGGAATGATGCTTTGTATGTATTTGGTGGAGATAATGG AAAGAGGATGTTGAATGACATGTTGAGATTTGACATCAAAGACAATTCATGGAGCAG AGCGGTTACAAAAGGTGCTCCCCCTACTCCCCGTTATCACCATTCTGCCGTTATTTTTGGACCCAATATGTTAGTGTTTGGTGGATTTACAG GTGATCTTTACTCCAACTCCAACCTTCAAAACAAGAATGACTTGTTTGAATACAAGTTCAACACTGGTCAGTGGACAGGGTGGCGTATagaaggaag ATTGCCGCCTGCACGATCCGCCCATGGAGCGGCAGTTTACAAGAACAACTTGTGGATATTTGCTGGCTATGATGGGAACAAAAG ACTGGATGATCTTTGGACCATTTGTTTGACAGACCCCAACCCACGGTGGCAAGAG GTACAACAATCTGGAGACAGACCACCCACTTGCTGCAACTTTCCTGTTGCTGTTGTCAAGGACAGCATGTTTGTGTTTTCGGGTCAAAGTGGAACTAAGATTACCAATGACATGTTTGAGTTCAATTTTTTGGATCAGAG GTGGACCCGTATCCCATCAGCCCATTTGTTACGTGGTGCGCCTGCACCACCTCAGCGGCGTTACGGTCACAGCATGGTAGCGTATGATAGGTACCTTTATGTGTTTGGAGGAGTAGCTGACAACACTTTACCTTCCGATCTATACAG ATTTTCTCTTGACGAAAAGACATGGGAGATCGTGCAGCCAGCGGGAGAAAGTGAG ATTCCAATTGGACGACTTTTCCATGATGCAGATGTTATTAATAACGAAATGTACATATTTGGCGGAACCGTGGATAACAATGTGCGAAGTAGCGAGCTCTACAGATTTCAG TTGGCTAGTTATCCTCGGTGCACGCTCAGAGACGATTTTGGTCGCTTACTGGAAGCGAAGCAGTTTTGCGACATGGTCTTCCTTGTGGGCCAG GAAGAGACTCGATTCCCGGCTCACGCAGCCGTTGTCGCGGCCAGGTCGACCTGGTTGAGAGCACAGTTATTGCGAGCCAGAGAAAGATTGCAA AGGGCAAATCAAGAAGCGCAACAAGATCAAGAGGAAGACAAACTGGAAGTGAGGCTCCCAGAAGTTGAGCTCCAGTCTTTCGCGGTCACTCTCCGATACATGTACACAGACTGTATATTTCCTCTGGTCAAAG ATTGTCAAGGTTCGCAGGACATCACTCTAATCATGGATGTTTATAGACTGGCTCTCAAg CTGGAAATTGGCTCGTTAGAAGCGCTGTGTGTGCAGTATATCGAATCTTCAATCTGCCAGGAAAACGTTCTTGTGGCATTGGACAGCGCTGCTCGGCTGCAGCTTGATCCGCTAAAG GCGAGTGCCCCTCTTCCAGGAGATTATCAATGCAGATCGACGCATCCAG AGAAGACGTTACAGCAAGACCTTTTGGACTTTCAACAGGGCGCGCGTGGCCAAGACTTTCATGATATCACTTTGATGGTAGACGGTGAACCAGTTGTAGCGCATAAG GCTGTCCTGGCTGCAAGATGTAG TTACTTTGAGGCGATGTTTCGATCATTCATGCCTGAGGACAATACAGTTACA ATTACTATTGGTGAGACTATTCCCTCTCGAGAGGCCTTTAATTCGCTCCTTCATTATATCTATCATGGAGATGTCACCATGCCGCCTGAGGACTCACT ATATCTTTTGTCTGCTCCGTACTTTTTTGGGTTCACCAACAATAGACTTCAG GCCTTCTGTAAACAGAACCTGGAAATGAATGTCTCATTTGAAAACGTTGTCGAG ATTCTTGAGGCAGCTCATAGAATTGGAGCCACAGACATGAAGAAGCATGCACTCGACCTTGTTGTTGGACATTTTCCCAAG